The sequence GTTTTTTCCACCATTAGAATAAAGTCGGTAATAGCAGGTGAGTACACGGCTCCACCCGCGCATGGGCCCATGATTGCCGAAATTTGAGGGATTACGCCACTGGCCATGGTATTTTTAAAAAACAGGTCGGCATAACCACCGAGTGAGTTCACCCCTTCTTGTATCCTAGCCCCTCCGGAATCGTTCAAACCCACGATTGGAGCGCCGTTTTGCATGGCGAGGTCCATTATTCTGCAAATTTTTTCGGCATGTGTTTCACTTAAACTTCCACCAAAAACGGTGAAGTCTTGCGCATATACGTAAGTGAGTCTGCCATTTATTTTGCCGTAACCCGTTACAACGCCATCGCCATAAAACGTTTGGTTTTCCATGCCGAAGTCGTGGCTGCGGTGGGTAACCAGCTGGCCGATTTCTTCGAAAGTGCCCTCATCCATCAACAATTGCACCCGTTCGCGGGCAGTTAATTTGCCTTTTTTGTGCTGTTGCTCAATCCTTTTTTCGCCACCACCAATAAGGGCTTCTGCCTTTTTTTGCTCCAGTATCTTGATTTTTTGCTCCACAGTTGCTGAGGTTTAAAATGAGTCGGAAAAATACTAAAGGTTAACAAGAAATTCACTGATAAATGATAACAAACCGGTGCTAAGTTGCATTTTTTGCAAGTTTCAGGCGTTTTTGTGGACATTTTGTTGCAAAAAGGGGAAACTTAAATTCACAATATTTGTTAAGAAACCTTTAACGCAGTAAACCTTACTTATTTCGGTAGGTCAAAAACGTTAATTTTGTAACAATTAGAAAAGTAAATATTACTGATGAAAAGATTTGTTGGGCTCCTCCTGTTTTACACAATTTATACTGCTCAGGCACAAATGAATACAATTACCATTGCCGGTAGTGTTATTGATTCAACTTCACAAAAGCCGATTGAATTTGCGGCTGTTACTATTACCCTTGAAAATGATTCTACCATTATTACCGGTGCAATTACCGATTTGGATGGCAAATTTACTTTCACGGTTAATAATAGTGGTACTTATACTTTACATTATAGTTTTATCGGCTATTTCGAAAGGTTAAAAACGTTTACTCTGCAACCGGGTGCGCCATTTTATAATGCCGGTGTAATGATGATGGGGCAAGATGTTAATATGCTGGAAGGTGTGAACATTACGGGTGAAAAATCCTATTTGTCGGGTAGCATCGATAAAAAAGTATATAGTATTGAAAAAGATATTGTTGCTTCAGCAGGTTCTGCATCTGATGCATTACAAACCATTCCAAGTGTTGTTATTGATATTGATGGCAATATCAGTTTGCGTGGAAATGAAGGTGTGCGCATTTTTATTGATGGCAAACCTTCGGGTATTGTTGGCAGTAATATGAATGCCATTTTGGAACAAATTCCGGCTAGTTCTATTGAAAGTATTGAAGTAATTACCAATCCTTCAGCAAGATATGAGGCGGAAGGAAATAGCGGTATTATTAATATTGTTTTGAAAAAAAATAAAAAGGTTGGATTAAATGGGAATGTGACAGCAGGAATTTCCACCACCCCAAAATATGAAGGTGGGGCTTCACTCAATTTCAGAAACAATAAAATTAATTTTTATTCGAATTACAGTTATGTAAACGATAATCGTGATGGTAGTGGAAGTGTTTATCGCAAAACGTTTGAGGAAGACACTACATTTTATCTGAACTCTGTAAGCAATTCAAATAGTTTGTCGCAAATGCATATGGCGAGAACAGGTTTAGATTATTATATCAACTCAAAAAACACGATTGGTATCAGCGGAACATTTCATACCAATACCGGAGAACGCAATGAAAATGTAGATTATACATTTTTAAATTTCGACAGCGTTTCAACTTCTACCAGCGAACGAGTAACCAACTCAATGAATGATGGTTTATCCTATAATGTGGGTATGAATTACCGCAAAACATTTGCCAACGCAAAAAGAGTATTAACTGCAGATGCATTTTACTCTTATGGTGATGGCAATGACGAGAGTGCTTATGATGAACGTTTTTATGATTTGGATCAAATAATTATTGGTTCACCACTTTTACAAAATGTTGCTCGTCCCTCTATAAATAAAGATATGAGTGCGCAAACCGATTATGTACATCCGTTTAAAAATGGTAATCAGTTAGAGGGTGGAATAAAATATACGAAAGAAATAAAAGACAATACTTTGTTTTCAACGTCCTATAATGCTGAAACAGGAATTTGGAGTGTGGATGATTCGATAAATAATCAATTTATTTATAATGAGGATGTTGCTGCCGGATATTTAATTTGGAACAGCAGCATTAAAAAATTCGGTTATCAGCTTGGTTTACGTGCGGAGCAAACATTTACGAATTCAGAATTAGTAACTACCAGTGAAACATTCAACAACGATTATTTCGGATTATTTCCAAGTGTGCATTTAAATTATAAAATCACTGAAACAGCAGAGTTATCAGCCAGTTACAGTCGTCGCGTAGACAGACCGAATGCCTGGTTTTTAAATCCTTTCCCTGATTATTCTGACCCATATTCCTTCCGCGTTGGAAATCCTGCGCTTGAACCGGAATATGAAAATGCTTATGAAATAGCTTTTGTAAAAGAGTTTAAAAAACATTCCATTTCGGCTTCGGTTTATTATAATAAAACGTTAAATGAAATTTCTCCATATACAGTTGTAACGCCGGAAGGTATTTCTTACATGACTTTCCAGAATTATGATAACGAACAGAAATATGGTGTAGAATTAGTTGGGAAAAATGAATTTTACAAATGGTGGAATGTTACATCAAGTGTAAATTTTAATCAGACGTTGGTGGATGCGAATAATCTGGAAGCAGGTTTATCTAATTCACAATTTACGTATAATATTCGCGTGATGTCGTTTTTTCAGGTATTGAAACAAACAGCATTGCAGGTTACATTTAGTTATAATACACCATGGACATTTGCGCAAGGTGAATCGAAACCGGTTTATTTTATGGATGCCGGACTTAAATCTGATTTCTTACAAAATAAACTCAGTGTTAACTTAAGTATGAGTGATGTATTTAATACCAGAATTTGGGAAGGATATAGTGAAGGTATTAATTTTTACAGCGAATACAATCGTAAACGCCAGTCGCAAATTGGCACATTGAAATTGACGTATAAATTTGGTCAGCAGGATAATAACCGCCGCAAATCAAATCGTGGAATGGAAGAAAACTACGATGGCGGAATGGATATGTTCTAAAATAAACGAATTATAAAAAAGGCGGTCATTTAATAATGACCGCCTTTTTTTATTTTGTAATGATATCAACGAGACATTCGATAAATAATGGATGGTCGTTCAAACTTTCCACTAATTGAATTTTTTCGCCACCTTTTTCGCGGAATTCTTCATGGTATTCAACGCTGATTTCAAAAACGGTTTCCAGACAATCGGCTACGAAAGCCGGACTAAATACGAGGACATTCTTTTTACCTTCTTTCGCTAATTTTTCAATTATTTCGTTGGTATAAGGTTTTACCCAAGGTGTTTTACCTAATCGCGACTGGAAGCAAACTGTATAAGCTGATTCCGGCATATTTAACTGTGCCGCAATTAAACGTGCAGTATTAAAACATTGTGCGCGATAACACAGGCAATTGCGATTGTGTAAGGTATTACAACACGATTCCGTTAGGCAATTATTTCCTTCAGCAGCTTTTAATATCTGACGCTCCGGTAAACCATGGAAACTAAATAGCACATGGTCATAATTTTGGGGTTGATGTTTTATTGCAATTTCACTAAATGCTTTAATATAAAGTGGATGATCATGGAA comes from Bacteroidota bacterium and encodes:
- a CDS encoding TonB-dependent receptor, yielding MKRFVGLLLFYTIYTAQAQMNTITIAGSVIDSTSQKPIEFAAVTITLENDSTIITGAITDLDGKFTFTVNNSGTYTLHYSFIGYFERLKTFTLQPGAPFYNAGVMMMGQDVNMLEGVNITGEKSYLSGSIDKKVYSIEKDIVASAGSASDALQTIPSVVIDIDGNISLRGNEGVRIFIDGKPSGIVGSNMNAILEQIPASSIESIEVITNPSARYEAEGNSGIINIVLKKNKKVGLNGNVTAGISTTPKYEGGASLNFRNNKINFYSNYSYVNDNRDGSGSVYRKTFEEDTTFYLNSVSNSNSLSQMHMARTGLDYYINSKNTIGISGTFHTNTGERNENVDYTFLNFDSVSTSTSERVTNSMNDGLSYNVGMNYRKTFANAKRVLTADAFYSYGDGNDESAYDERFYDLDQIIIGSPLLQNVARPSINKDMSAQTDYVHPFKNGNQLEGGIKYTKEIKDNTLFSTSYNAETGIWSVDDSINNQFIYNEDVAAGYLIWNSSIKKFGYQLGLRAEQTFTNSELVTTSETFNNDYFGLFPSVHLNYKITETAELSASYSRRVDRPNAWFLNPFPDYSDPYSFRVGNPALEPEYENAYEIAFVKEFKKHSISASVYYNKTLNEISPYTVVTPEGISYMTFQNYDNEQKYGVELVGKNEFYKWWNVTSSVNFNQTLVDANNLEAGLSNSQFTYNIRVMSFFQVLKQTALQVTFSYNTPWTFAQGESKPVYFMDAGLKSDFLQNKLSVNLSMSDVFNTRIWEGYSEGINFYSEYNRKRQSQIGTLKLTYKFGQQDNNRRKSNRGMEENYDGGMDMF
- the hemH gene encoding ferrochelatase is translated as MQKLVGVLLVNLGTPDSPQVPDVRKYLKEFLLDERVIDIPALSRNLLVRGIIAPFRAPKSAKSYKAIWTNEGSPLLVNSKLQAEKLAIALGSGYVVELAMRYQQPSIEDGLNALFKKNCTEIIVLPLFPQYASASNGSVIQKVMEIVSKRQAIPKITFASNFHDHPLYIKAFSEIAIKHQPQNYDHVLFSFHGLPERQILKAAEGNNCLTESCCNTLHNRNCLCYRAQCFNTARLIAAQLNMPESAYTVCFQSRLGKTPWVKPYTNEIIEKLAKEGKKNVLVFSPAFVADCLETVFEISVEYHEEFREKGGEKIQLVESLNDHPLFIECLVDIITK